A genomic region of Nymphaea colorata isolate Beijing-Zhang1983 chromosome 2, ASM883128v2, whole genome shotgun sequence contains the following coding sequences:
- the LOC116248876 gene encoding uncharacterized protein LOC116248876: protein MALHLHTLFLPPLHPLPPPRRRNRQCSGVSQPFPLVQPFSTKSSFKSSRTTNAAALQRCSFNLIVSCSKEEADHNEEGLRSNGKCPSMQASHSFDSICSQFPPIEEDKSTTPFVSALKAYAERNAAGFTFPGHNRGMAAPPLLEQLIGKGPFRHDLAELDNFFSPEGAILDAQKKAAELFGATETWFLVGGTTCGVEASIMSTCSPGDTLILPRNSHISAISGMVLSGALPKYMIPEYNTSWGIADRIKLHQVMKAIDELLEEGKEPAAVLITSPTYHGICSDLEKIIDLCHKQQIPVIIDEAHGAHFKFDCRLPSTALEQGADLVIQSTHKVLCSLSQSSMLHLSGSMVDRERISRCLQTLQSTSPSYLLLASLDATRAQLSKNPYTIFDTAIHLAHQLADEVRTLMPNASVLESADFEGMPKKDPLRVTIDTWKLGVPGYDAYMILREEYDIIPELRSQKSLTFAVSLGTCREHIQRVVHGIKDVAAVHGLYNSGRAMINHYECAPFGEISIKLSPREAFFANKRRINVEESLGEICGELICTFPPGIPALIPGEVITQNALSYLINARDGGAVISGAADSHLHSVVQSLFLRHRLLMPLPAPLYFPMLSPSWIEAPTGDRCL, encoded by the exons ATGGCTCTTCACCTTCATACTCTCTTTCTGCCTCCACTTCATCCCTTGCCACCACCTCGGAGAAGAAACCGTCAATGTTCCGGTGTCTCTCAACCCTTCCCTTTGGTGCAGCCCTTCTCAACCAAATCAAGCTTCAAAAGTTCTCGTACCACCAATGCCGCAGCTCTCCAAAG GTgttctttcaatttaattgtttCATGCTCAAAGGAAGAAGCCGATCATAACGAG gaGGGTCTCCGATCTAATGGGAAATGCCCAAGCATGCAAGCGAGTCACAGTTTTGATAGTATATGCTCTCAGTTTCCGCCAATTGAGGAAGACAAAAGTACTACTCCTTTTGTTAGTGCATTGAAGGCATATGCTGAAAGGAATGCAGCTGGATTTACATTTCCAGGCCATAATAGGGGCATGGCCGCACCACCTCTGCTTGAACAACTTATTGGCAAGGGACCTTTCCGCCATGACCTAGCTGAGCTTGATAATTTCTTTTCTCCTGAGGGTGCCATCCTTGATGCTCAGAAGAAAGCTGCAGAACTGTTTGGAGCAACAGAGACATGGTTTCTTGTTGGAGGAACAACATGTGGTGTGGAAGCGTCAATCATGTCCACATGTTCGCCGGGGGATACACTCATTCTTCCCCGGAATTCCCATATATCAGCAATATCTGGCATGGTTTTATCAGGTGCTTTGCCGAAGTACATGATTCCTGAGTACAACACCTCATGGGGAATTGCAGATCGGATCAAACTGCATCAGGTGATGAAGGCAATTGATGAATTGCTTGAGGAAGGCAAAGAACCAGCTGCAGTTTTGATCACATCCCCCACCTACCATGGGATATGCAGTGATTTGGAGAAAATCATTGATCTATGTCACAAGCAACAGATTCCAGTGATCATTGATGAAGCTCATGGTGCTCATTTCAAGTTCGACTGCCGACTTCCGAGCACTGCACTAGAGCAAGGGGCAGATCTTGTCATCCAATCCACCCACAAGGTTCTGTGCTCCCTTTCACAGTCATCAATGTTGCACTTATCAGGTAGCATGGTAGACAGGGAGAGAATATCTAGATGCCTACAGACACTTCAGAGCACCAGTCCCAGTTACCTGCTTCTTGCCTCTCTAGATGCTACAAGAGCACAGCTTAGTAAGAACCCATATACCATTTTCGATACAGCAATCCATTTGGCTCACCAATTGGCAGATGAAGTTCGAACATTGATGCCCAATGCTTCAGTGTTGGAGTCAGCTGATTTTGAAGGCATGCCCAAGAAGGATCCATTGCGTGTGACAATTGATACATGGAAACTAGGAGTCCCTGGATATGATGCATATATGATCCTACGTGAGGAATATGACATCATCCCTGAATTGCGATCACAGAAATCATTAACATTTGCAGTCAGCTTAGGCACGTGCAGAGAGCATATTCAAAGGGTTGTGCATGGCATAAAGGATGTGGCTGCTGTGCATGGATTATACAACTCAGGCCGAGCCATGATCAACCATTATGAGTGTGCACCTTTTGGAGAGATTAGCATAAAACTGAGTCCAAGGGAGGCCTTCTTTGCAAACAAAAGGAGGATTAATGTTGAGGAAAGCCTTGGCGAGATATGTGGGGAGCTTATATGCACCTTCCCTCCTGGGATCCCGGCGTTGATTCCAGGAGAGGTTATAACTCAAAATGCTCTCTCTTATCTTATAAATGCAAGAGATGGAGGTGCTGTGATTAGTGGAGCAGCTGATTCTCATCTTCATTCTGTAGTT CAGAGCTTGTTCCTCCGGCACCGACTACTCATGCCCCTTCCGGCTCCTCTCTACTTTCCTATGCTTTCTCCCTCTTGGATTGAAGCACCCACCGGTGACCGATGCCTGTGA